One Gelria sp. Kuro-4 DNA segment encodes these proteins:
- a CDS encoding aspartate/glutamate racemase family protein encodes MALIEGGYTNYGQVLGIIMLDTRFPRLPGDVGNAATFPFPVRYQVVKGASPLKVVEEADPALLTPFIAAAQELEAAGVRTITTSCGFLALWQAELAASVKVPLFTSSLLQVPLAWRLTGGRPVGIITAHAPSLSPRHLAAVGAEEVPHVIYGLEEAPEFTRTFIRGEATLDPAAVENEVRHAARRLASAHPEIGSIVLECTNLPPFARAVQEESRLPVFDIVSLCHLVARAGACSTYPPFAGWAAVSG; translated from the coding sequence ATGGCACTGATTGAGGGCGGTTACACCAACTACGGCCAGGTCCTGGGAATCATCATGCTGGATACGCGTTTCCCGCGCCTCCCGGGCGATGTGGGCAACGCCGCCACCTTCCCATTTCCGGTGCGTTACCAGGTGGTTAAGGGTGCCTCACCGCTTAAGGTGGTTGAAGAGGCGGACCCGGCCCTGCTCACGCCCTTCATCGCGGCGGCGCAGGAACTTGAGGCCGCTGGGGTGCGCACCATCACCACGAGCTGCGGCTTTCTTGCCCTTTGGCAGGCGGAGCTTGCCGCCAGTGTGAAGGTCCCGCTCTTTACATCGAGCCTGCTGCAGGTGCCGCTGGCCTGGCGCCTCACCGGCGGGCGGCCGGTAGGCATCATCACCGCCCACGCACCGAGCCTCTCACCGCGCCACCTGGCCGCGGTGGGTGCAGAAGAAGTGCCGCACGTGATCTACGGGCTGGAGGAGGCCCCGGAGTTCACCCGCACGTTTATTCGGGGCGAAGCAACGCTGGATCCGGCGGCTGTCGAAAACGAGGTGCGCCACGCCGCCCGCCGGTTGGCTTCCGCTCACCCGGAGATCGGCTCCATCGTCCTCGAGTGCACCAACCTGCCGCCCTTTGCACGCGCGGTGCAGGAGGAAAGCCGCCTTCCCGTGTTCGATATCGTGAGCCTGTGCCACCTGGTGGCGCGCGCCGGCGCGTGCTCTACCTACCCTCCCTTCGCCGGGTGGGCGGCTGTTTCCGGATAA
- a CDS encoding NAD(P)-dependent oxidoreductase, with amino-acid sequence MLIAVPRERVPGELRVAVVPNGAAALTRLGHRVLVEEGAGAGSGWSDAEYAAAGAEVVSDLAALYRAAEVIVKVKEPVEEEVELLRAGQVLLAFLMFSKNRPLLKALLQKQAVGLGWEKVQGAGGVRPVLAAMSEISGQAAVLVAADLLRTDRGGPGLLLGGVSGLLSPRVVILGPGRVGRAAARAAAGLGAQVVLVGHSLEQARALQGELPPGVATVVAQGDALARCLAGCQVLINTVTLGPGERGEHLVARADLKLLAPGAVIIDVAVDEGGAVETSRLTTWDDPIYVEEGVRHLAVPNLPARFPRTATTALATVVLPYLKAIAAAGWRAALRADAGLRAGLACVDGRLTDERAARLYGLTFHPAEDEV; translated from the coding sequence GTGCTTATTGCTGTACCCCGGGAAAGGGTGCCGGGGGAACTCAGGGTGGCCGTGGTGCCGAACGGGGCGGCGGCACTTACGCGCCTGGGACACCGCGTCCTGGTGGAGGAAGGCGCCGGTGCCGGGAGCGGCTGGAGCGACGCCGAGTATGCCGCGGCCGGTGCGGAGGTGGTGAGCGACCTGGCCGCACTTTACCGGGCGGCCGAGGTGATCGTTAAGGTAAAGGAGCCGGTGGAGGAGGAAGTGGAACTTCTCCGGGCCGGGCAGGTGCTGCTCGCTTTCCTCATGTTCAGCAAAAACCGCCCGCTCCTGAAGGCGCTCCTTCAAAAACAGGCGGTGGGGCTGGGCTGGGAAAAGGTTCAGGGCGCAGGCGGCGTCCGCCCGGTGCTGGCTGCCATGAGCGAGATCTCGGGGCAGGCCGCTGTCCTCGTGGCCGCCGACCTTTTGCGCACGGACCGCGGTGGCCCCGGCCTGCTGCTCGGCGGGGTGAGCGGCCTGCTGTCGCCCCGCGTGGTCATCCTTGGCCCGGGCCGGGTGGGGCGGGCGGCCGCGCGCGCCGCCGCGGGGCTGGGGGCTCAGGTCGTCCTGGTAGGGCACAGCCTGGAGCAGGCGCGGGCGCTCCAAGGGGAGCTGCCGCCCGGCGTCGCCACCGTGGTGGCGCAGGGTGACGCGCTGGCGCGCTGCCTGGCCGGCTGTCAGGTGCTCATCAACACCGTCACCCTGGGCCCGGGGGAGCGGGGGGAACACCTGGTTGCCCGCGCTGACCTGAAGCTCCTGGCGCCGGGCGCCGTCATCATCGATGTGGCCGTGGACGAGGGCGGCGCTGTCGAGACCAGCCGTCTCACCACCTGGGACGATCCCATCTATGTGGAAGAGGGCGTGCGGCACCTGGCCGTTCCCAACCTGCCGGCGCGCTTTCCGCGCACCGCCACCACCGCGCTCGCCACGGTGGTCTTACCCTATCTCAAGGCCATCGCCGCCGCCGGCTGGCGCGCGGCCCTGCGGGCCGATGCCGGCCTTAGGGCGGGCCTCGCCTGCGTGGACGGGCGCCTCACCGATGAACGGGCCGCCCGCCTCTACGGGCTTACCTTTCACCCGGCCGAGGATGAGGTGTAA
- a CDS encoding TRAP transporter large permease subunit, which yields MLSVLIPVAALFLIILIPLPKIGGEVRLGLLTAAFLAFLFGGVAPGAALLAAIDGIDRIAWVIGLSIFGSIYAQSQVSLGTMDTVLNTFRALFGRSPKGLIAAVLLTLVLAGSLLGDAIAAVTVIGVLVVLSLAELGLSPEETSVIILLGGILGSIMPPITQAFFLAAGLVGTPVDPVVNTGYVTVSLGVIVGLFTVWRYVRIKELPAELIPDRTAGRILAQEWLRLLPLAVLAGIVVLRSGFKVELLKVLDPLLPFAGVPIAKALTNRIIQAIIVATLVAFTFRRVRRDAGTIFRKGLAAVSKTVQIQLCAGVMIGAFYASGMIDQVVAFTKGLTPAALKLGGGAAMLLLGMLTGSQTTAQNTLVPFLGPILTQNLGVAPAKAALGAAHLAMAGQSMPPVCLTTFVVVGIVGGILAKKVDPVRVMLMALPVTLYFALTGLAAWFQLF from the coding sequence GTGTTGAGCGTCCTCATCCCGGTGGCGGCCCTGTTCCTGATTATCCTGATACCCCTTCCCAAAATCGGCGGGGAAGTGCGCCTGGGGCTTCTCACCGCCGCCTTCCTGGCTTTCCTCTTCGGCGGCGTGGCCCCGGGCGCGGCCCTCCTGGCGGCCATCGACGGCATCGACCGCATCGCCTGGGTGATCGGCCTTTCCATCTTCGGGAGCATTTATGCCCAGTCCCAGGTTAGCCTCGGCACCATGGACACTGTGCTCAACACCTTCCGCGCCCTCTTCGGCCGCTCGCCCAAGGGGCTCATCGCGGCGGTGCTCCTCACCCTGGTGCTGGCGGGGTCCCTCCTGGGTGACGCCATCGCCGCCGTCACGGTCATCGGGGTGCTGGTGGTGCTCTCCCTGGCGGAGCTGGGCCTCAGCCCCGAGGAGACAAGTGTCATCATCCTCCTGGGCGGTATCCTCGGTTCCATCATGCCGCCCATCACCCAGGCCTTCTTTCTAGCCGCCGGCCTGGTAGGTACGCCGGTCGACCCGGTGGTGAACACCGGCTACGTAACCGTGAGCCTCGGCGTCATCGTGGGCCTCTTCACCGTCTGGCGCTACGTGCGCATCAAAGAATTGCCCGCCGAGCTTATCCCGGACCGGACGGCCGGCCGGATTCTGGCGCAGGAATGGCTGCGCCTTTTGCCCCTCGCCGTCCTGGCGGGCATTGTCGTGCTGCGGTCCGGCTTCAAGGTGGAACTGCTTAAGGTGCTGGACCCGCTGCTTCCTTTCGCGGGAGTCCCCATCGCCAAGGCTCTGACCAACCGCATCATCCAGGCCATCATCGTGGCCACCCTGGTGGCCTTCACCTTCCGGCGCGTGCGCCGCGACGCGGGGACCATCTTCCGCAAGGGTCTGGCCGCCGTCTCTAAAACCGTACAGATCCAGCTCTGCGCCGGCGTCATGATCGGTGCCTTTTACGCCTCGGGCATGATCGACCAGGTGGTGGCCTTCACCAAGGGCCTCACACCGGCGGCGCTTAAGCTGGGCGGCGGCGCAGCCATGCTCCTCCTGGGCATGCTCACCGGGTCGCAGACCACCGCGCAAAACACGCTGGTGCCCTTTCTAGGTCCCATCCTCACTCAAAACCTGGGTGTCGCCCCGGCCAAGGCGGCGCTCGGCGCGGCCCACCTGGCCATGGCCGGGCAGTCCATGCCGCCGGTGTGCCTGACCACCTTTGTGGTGGTAGGGATTGTCGGCGGTATCCTGGCCAAGAAGGTGGACCCGGTGCGGGTGATGCTGATGGCCCTCCCGGTTACCCTCTACTTCGCCCTGACGGGCCTGGCGGCCTGGTTCCAGCTGTTCTAG
- a CDS encoding YkuS family protein produces MAERIAVEAGLDYVKKYLTRQGYDVVDLSGRQEDAAAVVISGQDDSFLGMADRTTAVPVISAEGRTPEEVLTDIKERLDKAR; encoded by the coding sequence GTGGCAGAGAGGATCGCCGTCGAGGCCGGGCTGGACTACGTCAAAAAGTACCTGACCCGGCAAGGGTACGACGTGGTGGATCTCAGCGGCAGACAGGAAGACGCCGCGGCCGTGGTGATAAGCGGGCAGGATGACTCCTTCTTGGGCATGGCCGACCGCACCACGGCCGTCCCGGTGATTTCCGCCGAAGGGCGGACCCCGGAGGAGGTCCTGACAGACATCAAAGAACGCCTGGACAAGGCCAGATGA
- a CDS encoding zinc-binding dehydrogenase — translation MVKAAVMEAPEQPVQVREFPEPVLEPGGVVLKTLFSEVCGTDVHLWHGRLAEVPYPIIPGHINVGEVEATGGEVRDGDGEVLKPGDVVTFLDVHGTCHSCWYCEVAKASTRCPKRRVYGITYSASEGLLGGWSEKIYLKPGVRIVKVPAHVPPEAVIGGGCGLPTAFHAVERGGVGLAASVVVQGSGPVGLNAALLSVLAGACRVILVGAPRLRLDFARSLGVDEVIDIEEVPAAERVARVKALTGGRGADVVIEATGVPAALKEGLAMTRDCGTYVVVGQYTDHGEVTLNPHWDINKKHVDIRGTWGIDFSHFYRALKVLAKHNDRIGWQRFITRRYALGEANLALADVEAQRVIKAVIDPRAPF, via the coding sequence ATGGTCAAGGCGGCGGTTATGGAAGCGCCGGAGCAGCCCGTTCAGGTGAGAGAATTCCCCGAACCGGTGCTCGAGCCCGGCGGCGTGGTCCTTAAAACCCTCTTTTCCGAGGTTTGCGGCACCGACGTGCACCTCTGGCACGGCCGGCTGGCCGAGGTTCCTTACCCCATCATCCCGGGGCACATCAACGTGGGAGAGGTGGAAGCAACCGGCGGTGAGGTGCGCGACGGGGACGGCGAGGTCCTCAAGCCCGGCGACGTAGTGACGTTTCTTGACGTCCACGGCACCTGCCACAGCTGCTGGTACTGTGAGGTGGCCAAGGCCTCCACGCGCTGCCCCAAGCGGCGCGTGTACGGCATCACCTATTCGGCCAGCGAGGGCCTCTTGGGCGGCTGGAGTGAAAAAATCTACCTTAAGCCGGGCGTGCGCATCGTGAAAGTACCGGCGCATGTGCCGCCCGAGGCCGTCATCGGCGGCGGCTGCGGCCTGCCGACCGCCTTTCACGCCGTGGAGCGCGGCGGCGTAGGCCTGGCCGCCAGCGTGGTGGTACAGGGAAGCGGCCCGGTGGGCCTTAACGCGGCCCTCCTTAGTGTTCTCGCCGGTGCCTGCCGGGTGATCCTGGTGGGGGCACCTCGGCTGCGGCTGGATTTTGCCCGCTCGCTCGGCGTCGATGAAGTGATCGACATCGAGGAGGTCCCGGCCGCCGAGCGCGTAGCACGCGTAAAGGCGCTCACCGGCGGACGCGGTGCCGACGTCGTCATCGAGGCCACCGGCGTTCCCGCGGCGCTGAAAGAAGGGCTCGCCATGACGCGCGACTGCGGTACCTACGTGGTGGTCGGGCAGTACACCGACCACGGCGAGGTAACCCTTAACCCGCACTGGGACATCAACAAGAAACACGTGGACATCCGCGGCACCTGGGGCATCGACTTCAGCCACTTCTACCGCGCCCTTAAGGTGTTGGCCAAGCATAACGACCGCATCGGCTGGCAGCGCTTCATCACCCGCCGCTACGCCCTCGGCGAGGCCAACCTGGCCCTGGCGGACGTCGAGGCCCAGAGGGTGATTAAGGCCGTCATCGACCCCCGCGCCCCGTTCTAG